The following are from one region of the Sandaracinus amylolyticus genome:
- a CDS encoding response regulator, with product MDPHDRADRSRTRTRPSLPRVEAPRAHVLIVDDEAALRDVLRTVLRARFDVSVAEHGGEAMRVIEANETDIDLVLSDVRMPWVHGVELHRGLVARRHPLAQRFVWMTGGGLSEGLRRYVSATGLPVIDKPFRLDELESMLARLTAPDAAPPGANAG from the coding sequence ATGGATCCGCACGACCGCGCCGACCGTTCGCGCACGCGCACGCGGCCCTCGTTGCCGCGGGTCGAGGCGCCGCGCGCGCACGTGCTGATCGTCGACGACGAAGCCGCGCTGCGCGACGTGCTGCGGACGGTGCTGCGCGCGCGCTTCGACGTGAGCGTCGCGGAGCACGGCGGCGAAGCGATGCGGGTGATCGAGGCGAACGAGACCGACATCGATCTCGTGCTGAGCGACGTGCGCATGCCGTGGGTGCACGGGGTCGAGCTGCACCGCGGGCTCGTCGCGCGCCGTCACCCGCTCGCGCAGCGTTTCGTGTGGATGACCGGCGGAGGGCTCTCCGAAGGTCTGCGCCGCTACGTGAGCGCGACCGGTCTTCCGGTGATCGACAAGCCGTTCCGGCTCGACGAGCTCGAGTCGATGCTCGCGCGGCTCACCGCGCCCGACGCGGCCCCGCCCGGCGCCAACGCCGGTTGA
- a CDS encoding thiamine pyrophosphate-dependent dehydrogenase E1 component subunit alpha: protein MADLLAIHRHAVRARLLDERLTQLARAGRIGFHPDARGFEPAIAAAALAMRTEDAIFPSARDHAAFLVRGLPIARYVAHAFGSVEDPMRGHAAPGHLASRELRIASASGLVSNHMTHAAGYAWAAKLRGETCVVLTMFADTAADAGDFHSAVNFAGATKAPVIFFCRTDRARSAHPPTPIERVADKGIAYGVESLVCSADDAGAVASAMAQAHERAMAGEGPTLIEAIRESASDPIEALEARLSSEGHWDAHRALELRRELMTEIESAVAHAQQVGAPPREAVFEDVYATLPRHLEDQRTILLATANHEDR from the coding sequence ATGGCGGACCTGCTCGCGATCCACCGTCACGCGGTGCGCGCGCGGCTGCTCGACGAGCGTCTCACCCAGCTCGCGCGCGCCGGTCGCATCGGCTTCCACCCCGACGCGCGTGGCTTCGAGCCCGCGATCGCCGCAGCCGCGCTCGCGATGCGCACGGAAGACGCGATCTTCCCGAGCGCGCGTGACCACGCGGCGTTCCTCGTGCGCGGGCTCCCGATCGCGCGCTACGTCGCGCACGCGTTCGGCAGCGTCGAGGATCCGATGCGCGGGCACGCCGCGCCGGGGCACCTCGCGTCGCGCGAGCTGCGGATCGCGTCGGCGTCGGGGTTGGTGTCGAACCACATGACGCACGCCGCGGGCTACGCGTGGGCGGCGAAGCTGCGGGGCGAGACCTGCGTGGTGCTCACGATGTTCGCCGACACCGCGGCGGACGCGGGCGACTTCCACAGCGCGGTGAACTTCGCGGGCGCGACGAAGGCGCCGGTGATCTTCTTCTGCCGCACCGATCGCGCGCGCAGCGCGCACCCGCCGACGCCGATCGAGCGCGTGGCCGACAAGGGCATCGCGTACGGCGTCGAGAGCCTCGTGTGCTCGGCCGACGACGCGGGCGCGGTGGCGAGCGCGATGGCGCAGGCGCACGAGCGCGCGATGGCGGGCGAAGGGCCCACGCTGATCGAGGCGATCCGCGAGAGCGCGAGCGATCCGATCGAGGCGCTCGAGGCGCGGCTCTCGTCGGAGGGTCACTGGGACGCGCATCGTGCGCTCGAGCTGCGCCGCGAGCTGATGACGGAGATCGAGTCGGCGGTCGCGCACGCGCAGCAGGTCGGCGCGCCGCCCCGCGAGGCGGTGTTCGAGGACGTGTACGCGACGCTGCCGCGCCACCTCGAGGACCAGCGCACGATCCTGCTCGCGACCGCCAACCACGAAGATCGTTGA
- a CDS encoding alpha-ketoacid dehydrogenase subunit beta: MTQKNMVQAINEALRLEMRRDERVVVMGEDVGKVGGVFRVTQGLWDEFGDGRVIDTPLNEGGIIGTAIGMAAYGMRPVPEIQFADFIYPAFDQIVSEAAKSRYRSGGEYPCPMVIRTPYGGGIKGGAYHSQSPEALFIHTAGLKVVCPSNPYDAKGLLAAAIQDDDPVLFFEPKRVYRAVKMDVPDEAYTLPLGEAKVVREGDSLTLVAWGAMLYEALSAAEQVAEQGISCEVIDLRTLWPLDLDTIVRSVEKTGRIVVVHEAPKACGFGAEILQLVSEKSFLHFQAPPARVTGWDTPFPYTLENEYLPLAHRIVPQLIATANY, translated from the coding sequence ATGACGCAGAAGAACATGGTTCAGGCGATCAACGAGGCGCTCCGCCTCGAGATGCGCCGCGACGAGCGCGTGGTCGTGATGGGCGAGGACGTCGGCAAGGTCGGCGGCGTCTTCCGCGTGACGCAGGGCCTCTGGGACGAGTTCGGCGACGGGCGCGTGATCGACACGCCGCTCAACGAAGGCGGGATCATCGGCACCGCGATCGGCATGGCGGCGTACGGCATGCGCCCGGTGCCCGAGATCCAGTTCGCGGACTTCATCTATCCCGCGTTCGATCAGATCGTCAGCGAGGCCGCGAAGTCCCGCTATCGCTCGGGCGGCGAGTATCCGTGCCCGATGGTGATCCGCACGCCGTACGGCGGCGGCATCAAGGGCGGCGCGTACCACTCGCAGTCGCCCGAGGCGCTCTTCATCCACACCGCGGGCCTGAAGGTCGTGTGCCCGAGCAATCCCTACGACGCCAAGGGCCTGCTCGCGGCGGCGATCCAGGACGACGATCCGGTGCTCTTCTTCGAGCCGAAGCGCGTGTATCGCGCGGTGAAGATGGACGTGCCGGACGAGGCGTACACGCTGCCCCTCGGCGAGGCGAAGGTGGTGCGCGAAGGAGACTCGCTGACGCTCGTCGCGTGGGGCGCGATGCTCTACGAGGCGCTGAGCGCGGCGGAGCAGGTCGCGGAGCAGGGCATCTCGTGCGAGGTGATCGATCTGCGCACGCTGTGGCCGCTCGACCTCGACACGATCGTGCGCAGCGTCGAGAAGACCGGGCGTATCGTGGTGGTGCACGAGGCGCCGAAGGCGTGCGGGTTCGGCGCGGAGATCCTGCAGCTCGTGAGCGAGAAGTCGTTCCTGCACTTCCAGGCGCCGCCGGCGCGCGTGACGGGCTGGGACACGCCCTTCCCGTACACGCTCGAGAACGAGTACCTGCCGCTCGCGCACCGCATCGTCCCCCAGCTCATCGCCACTGCGAATTACTGA
- a CDS encoding dihydrolipoamide acetyltransferase family protein yields the protein MARFEFKLPDIGEGVAEGEIVAWHVNTGDQVKEDQAMVEVMTDKATVTIGAPKKGTILETCATVGQVMPVGALLVVIETEGAVAAAPAKAAPAQPPVAAKPAPVAPKAAPAPAAAPVQSVAAPKNEPAATAVGDIKDTLPGAGFFDKIATPAKSSNGANGHAHSVVSERPLATPATRQLARELEVDLRFVTGTGPGGRITNEDVRGFAGGAPTRTVEPISTPAPAAPAPAASAKARAPIAITPPAGTEKALEERKPFVGMRRKIAERMQTSKNTAAHFTFVEECDVAKIKELRARLKPAAEKAGVKLTFLPFIVKAVVAALKKHPVLNSALDETTNELVYRKYFHIGIAASTDQGLMVPVVKDADRKSILEIAAEIDRLGAAAKSGAIQSADLQGSTFTITSLGTQGGLFATPVLNFPEVGILGVHQIKQKPVVRDGQIVIGEIMLLSLSFDHRIVDGHVGAAFAYDIIGYLEDPDRLFLEMA from the coding sequence ATGGCTCGCTTCGAGTTCAAGCTTCCCGACATCGGTGAAGGCGTCGCGGAGGGCGAGATCGTCGCCTGGCACGTCAACACCGGCGATCAGGTCAAGGAAGACCAGGCGATGGTCGAGGTGATGACCGACAAGGCGACGGTCACCATCGGCGCGCCGAAGAAGGGCACGATCCTCGAGACGTGCGCGACCGTCGGGCAGGTGATGCCGGTCGGCGCGCTGCTCGTGGTGATCGAGACCGAAGGTGCGGTCGCGGCCGCGCCCGCGAAGGCCGCGCCCGCGCAGCCGCCCGTCGCGGCGAAGCCTGCGCCGGTGGCGCCGAAGGCCGCGCCCGCGCCTGCTGCGGCGCCGGTGCAGAGCGTCGCCGCGCCGAAGAACGAGCCCGCGGCGACGGCGGTGGGCGACATCAAGGACACGCTCCCCGGCGCCGGGTTCTTCGACAAGATCGCGACGCCGGCGAAGAGCTCGAACGGCGCGAACGGACACGCGCACTCGGTGGTCAGCGAGCGCCCGCTCGCGACGCCGGCGACGCGCCAGCTCGCGCGCGAGCTCGAGGTCGATCTGCGCTTCGTGACCGGCACCGGCCCGGGTGGTCGCATCACCAACGAAGACGTGCGCGGGTTCGCGGGCGGCGCGCCCACGCGCACCGTCGAGCCGATCTCGACGCCGGCCCCCGCGGCGCCGGCCCCTGCTGCGAGCGCGAAGGCGCGCGCGCCGATCGCGATCACGCCGCCCGCCGGCACCGAGAAGGCGCTCGAGGAGCGCAAGCCGTTCGTGGGCATGCGCCGGAAGATCGCCGAGCGCATGCAGACGTCGAAGAACACCGCGGCGCACTTCACGTTCGTCGAGGAGTGCGACGTCGCGAAGATCAAGGAGCTGCGCGCGCGCCTGAAGCCCGCGGCCGAGAAGGCGGGCGTGAAGCTCACGTTCCTGCCCTTCATCGTGAAGGCGGTCGTCGCCGCGCTGAAGAAGCACCCCGTGCTCAACAGCGCGCTCGACGAGACCACGAACGAGCTCGTCTATCGCAAGTACTTCCACATCGGCATCGCGGCCTCGACCGATCAGGGCCTGATGGTGCCGGTCGTGAAGGACGCGGATCGCAAGTCGATCCTCGAGATCGCGGCGGAGATCGATCGGCTCGGCGCGGCCGCGAAGAGCGGCGCGATCCAGAGCGCGGATCTGCAGGGCTCGACGTTCACCATCACGTCGCTCGGCACGCAGGGCGGTCTGTTCGCGACGCCGGTGCTCAACTTCCCCGAGGTCGGCATCCTCGGCGTGCACCAGATCAAGCAGAAGCCGGTCGTGCGCGACGGTCAGATCGTGATCGGCGAGATCATGCTGCTCTCGCTCTCGTTCGATCACCGCATCGTCGACGGCCACGTCGGCGCGGCGTTCGCGTACGACATCATCGGGTACCTCGAAGATCCCGATCGGCTCTTCCTCGAGATGGCGTGA
- a CDS encoding rhomboid family intramembrane serine protease, which produces MSASRVLPIAVLAKRPITSGLAIAAIGVTIAWHVGVPIDVLAMTSDAIGREPWRLLTSALPHVGALHLIFNVYWLLALGSVIEGTCGARVMGPLVLTAAIGSAALEWALASGGVGLSGVVYGLIAFAWFARRRDASLAAAADPSTVRLFALWFVLCVVMTATGTMRVGNAAHAGGAILGALAGAAWGVTDARRRVWIAGTVVTTAAFVVLGSPLVRPLVNLGAIGYEIADRAYALVESDPARAIALYDEAIERDGSIANWHYNRGVALFLARRRDEALLAMERAHALDANDESFRAGLASTAAACGYEAVEQGRTAEAIARFERALAVAPEAAEADDWRLMIELARASVDGDPR; this is translated from the coding sequence GTGAGCGCGTCGCGCGTCCTGCCGATCGCCGTCCTCGCGAAGCGCCCGATCACGAGCGGGCTCGCGATCGCGGCGATCGGCGTCACGATCGCGTGGCACGTCGGGGTGCCGATCGACGTCCTCGCGATGACGTCGGACGCGATCGGCCGCGAGCCATGGCGCCTGCTCACGTCGGCGTTGCCTCACGTCGGCGCGCTGCACCTGATCTTCAACGTCTACTGGTTGCTCGCGCTGGGCAGCGTCATCGAGGGCACGTGCGGCGCGCGGGTGATGGGCCCGCTCGTGCTCACCGCAGCGATCGGATCGGCGGCGCTCGAGTGGGCGCTCGCGTCGGGAGGCGTCGGGCTCTCGGGCGTGGTCTACGGGCTCATCGCGTTCGCATGGTTCGCGAGGAGACGTGACGCGTCGCTCGCGGCGGCCGCGGACCCGAGCACGGTGCGGCTCTTCGCGCTGTGGTTCGTGCTCTGCGTCGTGATGACCGCGACCGGCACGATGCGCGTCGGCAACGCGGCGCACGCGGGCGGCGCGATCCTCGGCGCGCTCGCCGGGGCCGCGTGGGGCGTGACCGACGCGCGCCGGCGCGTGTGGATCGCGGGCACGGTCGTGACGACGGCGGCGTTCGTGGTGCTCGGATCCCCGCTCGTGCGTCCGCTCGTGAACCTCGGAGCGATCGGGTACGAGATCGCGGATCGCGCGTACGCGCTCGTCGAGTCCGACCCGGCGCGCGCGATCGCGCTCTACGACGAGGCGATCGAGCGCGACGGCTCGATCGCGAACTGGCACTACAACCGCGGTGTCGCGCTCTTCCTCGCGCGGCGCCGCGACGAGGCGCTCCTCGCGATGGAGCGCGCGCACGCGCTCGACGCGAACGACGAGAGCTTCCGGGCCGGCCTCGCGAGCACGGCGGCGGCGTGCGGGTACGAAGCGGTCGAGCAGGGCCGCACGGCGGAGGCCATCGCGCGGTTCGAGCGCGCGCTCGCCGTCGCGCCGGAAGCCGCCGAGGCGGACGACTGGCGCCTCATGATCGAGCTCGCGCGCGCGAGCGTCGACGGCGATCCGCGGTGA
- a CDS encoding serine/threonine-protein kinase — MTLATSEPIGALPEGTRFGRYRTVARIGGGGMAEVYLASLVGELGFAQSFVLKRILPELAGDERFVAMLADEARLAAHVRHRSVAQVIELVSTPELAIVMELVEGESLAGLLRATAAAGVRLPVHVVAYIVAEIAAGLHAAHTLVDAAGAPMNLVHRDVSPSNVMIAIDGSVKLLDFGVAAAEGRLARTRTGELKGKLAYTAPEALDGGRPDPRWDVFSLGCVLWEGLTGERLFKRESEAATIRAVLDGEIPAPGIAPALDRACLAALARDPAARTTSMAELRAQLLPFVTSSSADDAATLLRARCHARLDAMAALRRGADTSFAPVLAEGESRVRVTRSMRGRSNRPCVVAGLAVVALAAVGGVIAARSGGDVDEPIAPIATSVVVPPPIAQSASPVHASPPAERASPAEQHESPAPVRSIRVSSTPRAEVREGDVVLGRTPLSLDVATPREITLHEPRFRPARVRLSPSSPESVEVTLSRARRGQSRDDYDLWD; from the coding sequence ATGACGCTGGCGACGAGCGAGCCGATCGGGGCGCTGCCCGAGGGCACGCGCTTCGGACGCTACCGCACGGTCGCGCGCATCGGCGGCGGTGGGATGGCGGAGGTGTACCTCGCCAGCCTCGTCGGTGAGCTCGGGTTCGCGCAATCGTTTGTGCTCAAACGGATTCTCCCGGAGCTCGCGGGAGACGAGCGCTTCGTCGCGATGCTCGCCGACGAGGCACGGCTCGCCGCGCACGTTCGGCACCGCAGCGTCGCGCAGGTGATCGAGCTCGTCTCGACGCCGGAGCTCGCGATCGTGATGGAGCTCGTCGAGGGCGAGTCGCTCGCGGGGCTCCTGCGCGCGACCGCCGCCGCGGGCGTGCGGCTGCCGGTCCACGTGGTCGCGTACATCGTGGCGGAGATCGCCGCGGGCCTGCACGCCGCGCACACACTGGTCGACGCAGCGGGCGCGCCGATGAACCTCGTGCATCGCGACGTCTCGCCGTCGAACGTGATGATCGCGATCGACGGCAGCGTGAAGCTGCTCGACTTCGGGGTCGCCGCGGCGGAAGGACGGCTCGCGCGCACCCGCACCGGCGAGCTCAAGGGCAAGCTCGCATACACCGCGCCCGAGGCGCTCGACGGCGGGCGGCCCGATCCGCGGTGGGACGTGTTCTCGCTCGGGTGCGTGCTGTGGGAAGGGCTCACCGGCGAGCGGCTCTTCAAGCGCGAGTCGGAGGCGGCGACGATCCGCGCGGTGCTCGATGGCGAGATCCCCGCGCCGGGGATCGCACCGGCGCTCGATCGCGCGTGCCTCGCGGCGCTGGCGCGTGATCCCGCGGCGCGCACCACGAGCATGGCGGAGCTGCGCGCGCAGCTGCTGCCCTTCGTCACGTCGAGCAGCGCCGACGACGCGGCCACGCTGCTGCGCGCGCGCTGCCACGCGCGCCTCGACGCGATGGCGGCGCTGCGGCGCGGCGCGGACACTTCGTTCGCGCCGGTGCTCGCCGAGGGCGAGTCGCGGGTGCGCGTCACGCGATCGATGCGCGGGCGCTCGAATCGCCCGTGCGTCGTCGCGGGCCTCGCGGTGGTCGCGCTCGCGGCGGTGGGCGGCGTCATCGCAGCGCGCTCGGGCGGCGATGTCGATGAGCCGATCGCACCGATTGCGACGAGTGTCGTGGTGCCGCCGCCGATCGCGCAGAGCGCCAGTCCGGTGCATGCCAGTCCGCCGGCGGAGCGTGCCAGTCCCGCGGAACAGCACGAGAGTCCGGCGCCGGTGCGATCGATTCGAGTCAGCAGCACGCCGCGCGCCGAGGTGCGCGAGGGTGACGTCGTGCTCGGACGCACTCCGCTCTCGCTCGACGTCGCGACCCCGCGCGAGATCACGCTCCACGAGCCGCGCTTCCGGCCGGCGCGCGTGCGGCTCTCGCCGTCGTCGCCGGAGTCCGTGGAGGTCACGCTCTCGCGCGCCCGTCGTGGCCAATCCCGCGACGACTACGATCTCTGGGACTAG
- a CDS encoding DUF4832 domain-containing protein has product MAIERASRSRASSFVSDLRVACLLALGTTASCTFDAPRIEGRSCPCPSGYECIADVCARTGADGGQSDDAGVTGDAPARARSFTEITTPILNPERGFFVGADLTTLTNADFLAVERGVTLTYDLVLLEPYRETDLPTTFLDALERGLGEVRESGASVVLRFAYNESDAGADATLSRILSHIEQLRGVLSRNADVIATIEAGFIGVYGEWRESSNGNEGPPQQRAVVEALLDALEERTALVRRPELKSDMYGDPIAVGAAWSDTYAARVGHHNECFLGSEDDLGTFAGAVDRWRDYMESESPFVPVGGSMCLLSARTNCTTALSELGLFHYTFLSDDYNTAVLDALEAEGCMGEIQSRLGYRFVLDAAEIPDAIRPGGSFRLRAQFQNRGFAAPINRREVWLVIDGPGVRHEVELPGTDVRRFVPGQTHMLDARIGLPASIAPGTYRVALWVPSRSETVRDRAEYAIRFANEETWDLGLNVLGEIEVQENAEGESDPAATELRVLF; this is encoded by the coding sequence ATGGCGATCGAGCGCGCATCTCGGAGCAGGGCGTCGAGCTTCGTTTCTGATCTGCGCGTCGCGTGCCTCCTCGCGCTCGGCACGACGGCGTCGTGCACCTTCGATGCACCTCGCATCGAAGGTCGCTCGTGCCCTTGTCCGAGCGGCTACGAGTGCATCGCGGACGTGTGCGCGCGAACGGGCGCGGACGGTGGGCAGAGCGACGACGCCGGCGTGACCGGCGACGCGCCGGCGCGCGCGCGCAGCTTCACCGAGATCACGACCCCGATCCTCAACCCCGAGCGCGGCTTCTTCGTGGGCGCCGATCTCACGACGCTCACCAACGCCGACTTCCTCGCGGTCGAGCGCGGCGTGACGCTCACCTACGATCTCGTCCTGCTCGAGCCCTATCGCGAGACCGATCTGCCGACGACGTTCCTCGATGCGCTCGAGCGCGGGCTCGGCGAGGTGCGCGAGTCGGGCGCGTCGGTCGTGCTGCGCTTCGCGTACAACGAGAGCGATGCCGGCGCCGACGCCACGCTCTCGCGGATCCTCTCGCACATCGAGCAGCTCCGCGGCGTGCTCTCGCGCAACGCCGACGTGATCGCGACGATCGAGGCGGGCTTCATCGGCGTCTACGGCGAGTGGCGCGAGTCGAGCAACGGCAACGAGGGCCCGCCGCAGCAGCGCGCGGTCGTCGAGGCGCTGCTCGACGCGCTCGAAGAGCGCACCGCGCTGGTGCGTCGCCCCGAGCTCAAGAGCGACATGTACGGAGATCCGATCGCGGTCGGGGCCGCGTGGTCCGACACGTACGCAGCGCGCGTGGGGCACCACAACGAGTGCTTCCTCGGCAGCGAGGACGATCTCGGCACGTTCGCCGGCGCGGTGGATCGCTGGCGCGACTACATGGAGTCGGAGTCGCCGTTCGTGCCGGTCGGCGGCTCGATGTGTCTGCTCTCGGCGCGCACCAACTGCACGACTGCGCTCTCCGAGCTCGGGCTCTTCCACTACACGTTCCTGAGCGACGACTACAACACCGCGGTCCTCGACGCGCTCGAGGCCGAAGGGTGCATGGGCGAGATCCAGTCGCGGCTCGGATATCGATTCGTGCTCGACGCGGCGGAGATCCCCGACGCGATCCGACCCGGCGGCTCGTTCCGACTTCGCGCGCAATTCCAGAACCGGGGGTTCGCGGCTCCGATCAATCGTCGCGAGGTGTGGCTCGTGATCGACGGGCCCGGCGTGCGCCACGAGGTCGAGCTGCCGGGCACCGACGTGCGGCGCTTCGTGCCGGGACAGACGCACATGCTCGACGCGCGCATCGGACTGCCCGCGTCGATCGCACCGGGCACGTATCGAGTCGCGCTCTGGGTGCCGTCGCGCTCCGAGACCGTGCGTGATCGTGCGGAGTACGCGATTCGATTCGCGAACGAAGAGACCTGGGATCTCGGTCTGAACGTGCTCGGCGAGATCGAGGTGCAGGAGAACGCGGAGGGCGAGAGCGACCCCGCGGCGACCGAGCTGCGAGTGCTCTTCTAG
- a CDS encoding tetratricopeptide repeat protein — protein sequence MPFLVALALLLLVVPTAEAQRDRRARSRADTLFHAAEIAYDEGRYEAAAQLLEEAISVRPTAAFQFNLGRCYERLERWDDAERAYLVYLASIRDRAQRQRVEERLAVVREESARARQREEEARAAAAAVPLEPEPAPAPIVAEPSGPSLTPVPFVLGGVGIAGLAVGGALTALAFDADAQSQDVTRSGRDAADAHARANDLGLGATVAWAVGAGLLVTGTIWLIVELSSGGSSDGDRARISEQGVELRF from the coding sequence ATGCCTTTCTTGGTCGCGCTCGCACTGCTGCTCCTGGTCGTTCCGACCGCCGAGGCACAGCGGGACCGTCGCGCGCGCTCACGCGCCGACACGCTCTTCCACGCCGCCGAGATCGCGTACGACGAAGGTCGCTACGAGGCCGCGGCGCAGCTGCTCGAAGAGGCGATCTCGGTGCGCCCGACCGCCGCGTTCCAGTTCAACCTCGGTCGCTGCTACGAGCGCCTCGAGCGCTGGGACGACGCGGAGCGCGCGTACCTCGTGTACCTCGCGTCGATCCGCGATCGCGCGCAGCGACAACGCGTCGAGGAGCGGCTCGCGGTGGTGCGCGAGGAGAGCGCACGCGCGCGGCAGAGAGAAGAAGAGGCGCGCGCCGCGGCCGCCGCGGTGCCCCTCGAGCCCGAGCCGGCGCCGGCGCCGATCGTCGCGGAGCCATCGGGCCCGAGCCTGACGCCGGTGCCCTTCGTCCTCGGCGGTGTGGGCATCGCGGGGCTCGCGGTGGGCGGTGCGCTCACGGCGCTCGCCTTCGATGCCGACGCGCAGTCGCAGGACGTGACGAGGTCGGGCCGCGATGCCGCCGATGCCCACGCACGCGCCAACGATCTCGGGCTCGGCGCGACGGTCGCATGGGCGGTGGGCGCCGGGCTCCTCGTCACGGGGACGATCTGGTTGATCGTGGAGCTCTCGAGTGGAGGATCGAGCGATGGCGATCGAGCGCGCATCTCGGAGCAGGGCGTCGAGCTTCGTTTCTGA
- a CDS encoding Flp family type IVb pilin, giving the protein MKTRNITSRSRSFRSLHKDVEGAGFTEYILIVGLVVIAGIAAWTAFGDQIVAVLESQTEQIGAAGGGGA; this is encoded by the coding sequence ATGAAGACCCGCAACATCACCTCGCGCTCGCGCTCGTTCCGCTCGCTCCACAAGGACGTCGAAGGCGCCGGGTTCACCGAGTACATCCTGATCGTCGGCCTCGTCGTCATCGCCGGCATCGCGGCGTGGACCGCGTTCGGCGATCAGATCGTCGCGGTGCTCGAGTCGCAGACCGAGCAGATCGGCGCGGCGGGCGGCGGAGGCGCGTGA
- a CDS encoding A24 family peptidase — translation MITTGTVAAIAATLVAALGAWTDARTGRIPNAITLPALGLALIAHGIAGGADALLTAALGTVAAGLVPYLLFRKGAMGGGDVKLFAALGAMLGPSAGVEAQWWAFVVGMLYVLGRQAYEGTLGRMLMRTARVAVRAVVRSDEEREDETRTSVRLGPAILCGLVLALVT, via the coding sequence ATGATCACGACGGGCACGGTCGCCGCGATCGCGGCGACCCTCGTCGCGGCCCTCGGCGCGTGGACCGACGCGCGCACCGGGCGCATCCCGAACGCGATCACGCTGCCCGCGCTGGGCCTCGCGCTGATCGCCCACGGCATCGCCGGCGGCGCGGACGCGCTGCTCACCGCGGCGCTCGGGACGGTCGCGGCGGGGCTCGTGCCCTACCTGCTCTTCCGCAAGGGCGCGATGGGCGGCGGCGACGTGAAGCTCTTCGCCGCGCTCGGCGCGATGCTCGGCCCGAGCGCGGGCGTCGAGGCCCAGTGGTGGGCGTTCGTCGTCGGCATGCTCTACGTGCTCGGGCGTCAGGCCTACGAAGGGACGCTCGGACGAATGCTGATGCGCACGGCGCGCGTCGCGGTGCGCGCGGTGGTGCGCAGCGACGAAGAGCGCGAGGACGAGACGCGCACCAGCGTGCGGCTCGGGCCCGCGATCCTCTGCGGGCTGGTGCTCGCACTCGTGACCTGA